One Gemmatimonadota bacterium DNA segment encodes these proteins:
- a CDS encoding metallophosphoesterase translates to MRTLFIGDIHGCAREFEQLLSKLEFQRDTDLLYLTGDAFTRGPDPVDVWTLIHDTGARMVLGNHDYRLPDRLRKHLSGTPVPTRWRDYLQTLESLARVADSLIPWLESLPLWIDESEFLLVHAGINPEKGLQGTTTDEFLVIRTWPPVDGLVGPRWHDAYDPSGKLIIFGHDAPGGLVVKRRDDGSPYVIGLDSGCIYGGRLTGYVLEEDRLVQVESSHPRSVRADSGPSTLS, encoded by the coding sequence TTGCGAACCCTGTTCATCGGCGACATTCACGGCTGCGCCCGTGAATTCGAACAACTGCTTTCCAAACTGGAATTCCAACGGGATACGGACCTCCTCTACCTGACAGGCGACGCCTTTACCAGGGGACCGGACCCCGTCGATGTATGGACACTGATCCATGATACCGGGGCGAGGATGGTCCTCGGCAACCACGACTACCGGCTGCCGGACCGGCTCCGAAAGCACTTGTCCGGAACCCCGGTTCCCACGCGATGGCGCGATTACCTTCAGACCCTGGAATCACTCGCACGGGTTGCCGATTCCCTGATCCCCTGGCTTGAATCGCTGCCCCTGTGGATAGACGAGTCCGAATTTCTCCTGGTCCATGCAGGGATCAATCCTGAAAAAGGCCTGCAAGGCACTACTACGGACGAGTTTCTCGTCATCCGGACCTGGCCGCCCGTGGACGGTCTTGTGGGACCGCGATGGCATGACGCCTACGATCCATCGGGAAAGCTGATCATATTCGGCCACGACGCGCCCGGGGGGCTCGTCGTCAAGCGTCGGGACGACGGCTCGCCCTACGTGATCGGCCTGGATTCGGGATGTATCTACGGCGGCCGGTTGACTGGTTACGTGCTGGAGGAAGACCGGTTGGTGCAGGTAGAATCCAGCCATCCCCGGAGCGTGCGCGCGGATTCAGGACCCTCAACACTGTCTTGA